One Maribacter dokdonensis DSW-8 genomic region harbors:
- a CDS encoding SusC/RagA family TonB-linked outer membrane protein has protein sequence MKKTYHVLSVLLLMLFSLSTYAQTSTVSGTVIAEDGLPLPGATILLKGTTTGASTDFDGNFSIQLSNANSKTLVISYIGYKTEEIALTGMNQTINVTLMEDSNALDEVVLVGSSVTQSRKKLGNAITTVKSVELVKASPANITTSLQGKVPGAQITQNSGDPAGGFSIRLRGPSTIKGSSEPLYVVDGVITSNLTTNVTNLNVDAGDAAPGQNRMVDINPNDIENVNILNGAAAAAIYGSRASNGVVVITTKKGGNYEDGPEFYFKSTFSVNTIRKKLDLNLIGEEFETVPNSDLSGRLWPIFGFDPNDGNALTTYRNLSTDKFETTRYDYQDEIFQTGFGSDNYFSTKGGNEKMGYMASIGYLTNEGIIKNTKFDRFSARVNFNHKVTDWMSYDLGLYYANSKSDEKPDGNVFWSPINSINITNNTFDITQRDANGNLMAVENTRVNPLTIIETFDITQDVNHFIPNLHLKIKPTEKLSIDQIIGVDTYNQKGNIYIPVYPYENVNPAYYDDGYIGSAEAKVFNWNYDINMAYNTNITDKLNSVTTAGYSFQSSELSFEGTQGRGLDSNNEPTIPLQTQPIDTNLDIYGFFLQETLSWDNKLFLTLAGRIDGATNFDVDERSNFYPKVSGSYVLSNEPFWNTESFLNSARLRASYGEAGNLTAISPYERYGSYTSNDFLGSSTLQQNTRLGNEGLKPERTKEFEIGTDLSFFNNRASLLFTYYRQNIEDLIVSRVLAPSLGGSTRTENVGTMRNNGIELYAKITPIKTDDLTWDLNFNYSSNRNKVLSTVGGDITIESVTGAPPIVREGEALGVFYGTYYATDDNGELILTGESTDGSPVGVPQQERGDLTTNTPQRDADGQPTGDVLRKVIGDPNPDYILGIGTDLTYKNFNFSMLWEAVQGFDVFDADKRTRQGVGVGQLAAQELTGELPRGYIAGIYPIEEFRIEDGSFVKLREVSLGYEFPSLFNSSLENVRLSLIGRNLVSFDKFFSYDPETNAGGQSNLLRSVNFGNVPIPMTISLSLSANF, from the coding sequence ATGAAGAAAACCTATCATGTTCTCTCGGTGCTCTTGCTGATGCTATTTTCACTCAGTACTTATGCACAAACTTCAACAGTCTCAGGTACTGTTATTGCCGAAGACGGTCTTCCGTTGCCAGGCGCTACCATCTTATTAAAAGGAACCACTACGGGGGCTTCCACTGATTTTGATGGTAATTTCAGCATACAGCTTTCTAATGCTAATAGCAAAACACTAGTTATTAGTTACATTGGTTACAAAACAGAGGAAATTGCTCTAACGGGCATGAATCAAACTATCAATGTTACCTTGATGGAAGATTCAAATGCTTTAGACGAAGTAGTCCTAGTGGGTTCATCTGTTACCCAATCTAGAAAAAAATTGGGTAATGCCATTACTACCGTAAAGTCGGTAGAGCTAGTAAAAGCTTCACCTGCAAATATCACGACATCCTTACAAGGTAAAGTTCCTGGTGCACAAATAACACAAAATTCAGGTGATCCCGCCGGTGGTTTTTCTATTAGACTTAGAGGACCAAGTACGATCAAAGGATCTTCAGAACCTTTATACGTAGTTGACGGAGTAATTACGAGTAACTTAACTACCAATGTTACCAACTTAAATGTTGATGCGGGCGATGCTGCCCCAGGACAAAATAGAATGGTAGACATTAACCCCAACGATATTGAAAATGTCAACATCTTAAATGGTGCTGCCGCTGCTGCAATTTACGGTTCTAGAGCATCCAACGGTGTTGTGGTAATAACAACAAAAAAAGGTGGCAATTATGAAGACGGACCAGAATTTTATTTTAAATCTACTTTCAGCGTAAATACAATTCGTAAGAAACTAGATTTAAACCTCATAGGTGAAGAATTTGAAACTGTACCTAACAGTGATCTTTCTGGTAGGTTATGGCCAATTTTTGGTTTTGACCCAAATGACGGAAATGCCCTTACCACATATAGAAATTTATCAACCGATAAGTTTGAAACTACTAGATATGATTATCAAGATGAGATTTTTCAAACAGGTTTTGGTAGCGACAATTATTTCTCAACAAAAGGAGGTAATGAAAAAATGGGCTATATGGCTTCTATTGGCTATTTGACCAATGAAGGTATCATCAAAAACACCAAGTTCGATAGATTTTCTGCAAGAGTTAATTTTAATCATAAAGTAACCGATTGGATGTCTTATGACCTAGGGTTATACTATGCCAATAGTAAATCTGATGAAAAACCAGATGGTAATGTTTTTTGGAGTCCAATCAACTCCATAAATATAACCAACAACACATTCGACATCACTCAAAGAGATGCCAATGGAAATTTAATGGCTGTTGAAAATACCAGAGTAAATCCATTGACTATTATTGAAACTTTTGATATTACTCAAGATGTAAATCACTTTATCCCTAATCTACATCTTAAAATTAAGCCCACGGAAAAGTTATCCATAGATCAAATTATTGGTGTTGACACTTACAATCAAAAAGGTAACATCTATATACCAGTTTATCCTTATGAAAATGTAAACCCTGCGTATTATGACGATGGTTATATAGGTAGTGCCGAGGCGAAGGTATTTAACTGGAACTATGACATTAACATGGCATACAACACCAATATTACAGACAAATTAAACTCGGTTACAACTGCAGGATATAGTTTTCAAAGTAGTGAACTTTCTTTTGAAGGTACTCAAGGAAGAGGGTTGGATAGCAATAATGAACCTACTATTCCATTACAAACACAACCCATTGACACCAACTTGGATATTTACGGATTCTTTTTACAAGAGACCTTATCATGGGATAACAAATTGTTTTTAACACTTGCCGGTAGAATTGATGGTGCTACCAATTTTGATGTTGACGAAAGATCTAATTTCTATCCAAAAGTTTCTGGATCATACGTTCTTTCAAATGAGCCATTTTGGAATACGGAAAGTTTCTTGAATTCCGCAAGGTTAAGAGCATCATACGGTGAAGCCGGTAACTTAACTGCAATAAGCCCTTACGAAAGATATGGTAGCTATACCTCAAATGATTTCTTAGGCTCCTCAACATTACAACAAAATACCAGATTGGGTAACGAAGGATTAAAGCCTGAGCGCACCAAAGAATTTGAAATAGGTACAGACTTAAGTTTCTTTAACAACAGGGCATCATTATTATTTACCTATTACCGTCAAAACATTGAAGACTTAATTGTAAGTCGTGTATTGGCACCTTCATTAGGTGGTTCAACAAGAACAGAAAATGTTGGTACAATGCGTAATAACGGTATTGAGCTTTATGCAAAAATAACACCTATTAAAACTGATGATTTAACATGGGATCTTAATTTCAACTATAGTAGTAATAGAAACAAGGTACTAAGCACGGTAGGTGGCGATATTACTATTGAAAGTGTAACCGGTGCTCCGCCAATTGTAAGAGAAGGTGAAGCTCTGGGCGTATTCTATGGTACTTACTATGCTACAGATGACAATGGCGAATTAATATTAACAGGTGAATCTACAGATGGTAGTCCGGTTGGGGTTCCTCAACAAGAAAGAGGTGACCTTACAACCAATACACCACAGCGTGATGCAGACGGACAACCGACTGGAGATGTTTTAAGAAAAGTTATTGGTGACCCTAATCCAGACTACATCCTTGGAATTGGGACTGACCTTACATACAAGAATTTCAATTTCAGTATGCTTTGGGAAGCGGTACAGGGCTTTGATGTCTTTGATGCTGACAAAAGAACCAGACAAGGTGTAGGTGTTGGTCAATTAGCAGCGCAAGAATTAACAGGAGAGTTACCTAGAGGATATATCGCTGGTATTTATCCTATTGAAGAATTCAGAATTGAAGATGGTTCTTTTGTTAAACTTAGAGAAGTTTCTTTAGGTTATGAATTTCCGTCATTGTTCAACTCTAGTTTAGAAAATGTAAGACTTTCATTGATTGGAAGAAACCTTGTTTCTTTTGACAAATTCTTTAGCTATGACCCTGAAACAAATGCTGGAGGGCAATCAAACTTATTGCGCTCAGTGAATTTTGGTAACGTGCCAATTCCAATGACAATCTCATTATCACTAAGCGCTAACTTCTAA